The window CAGGGCGAGCGTGAAAAGCTGCTGAATATGGAAGACTACCTGCATAACCGCGTGGTTGGCCAGGACGAAGCTGTGGTGGCGGTTTCCAATGCTGTGCGCCGTTCACGCGCCGGCCTGTCAGATCCTAACCGCCCAAGCGGATCGTTCCTGTTCCTTGGCCCTACAGGCGTGGGTAAAACTGAATTGACCAAAGCTTTGGCCAGCTTCCTGTTTGACAGCGATGACGCGATGATCCGCATCGATATGTCCGAATTCATGGAAAAGCATTCCGTGAGCCGCCTGGTCGGCGCGCCTCCAGGCTATGTCGGCTATGAAGAAGGCGGCGTTTTGACCGAAGCTGTGCGCCGCAAGCCGTATAGCGTGGTGCTGTTTGATGAGGTTGAAAAAGCCCATCCGGATGTCTTCAACATCCTGCTGCAGGTGCTGGATGATGGGCGCTTGACGGATTCACAAGGCCGCGTGGTGGACTTTAAGAATACCGTGATTGTCATGACATCCAACCTGGGTTCCAGCGATGTGCGTGAACTGGGTGAAGGCGCGACGGATGATGAAGTGCGCGCAGTGGTCATGAGCGCGGTAACGCAGCATTTCCGCCCGGAATTCATCAACCGTATTGATGAGCTGGTGGTCTTCCATTCGCTGCAAAAAGCGCAAATCCGCGGCATTGCCGATATTCAGCTGGCCCGCCTGCGCGCGCGCTTAAGCGAAAGGGATATGAGCTTAACTGTGGATGACAGCGCCTTTGATCAGCTGATTGAAGCCGGTTTTGACCCTCTGTATGGCGCCCGCCCATTGAAGCGCGCTATACAGCAGCAGGTTGAAAATACATTGGCGCAAAAAATCCTGTCCGGGGAATTTCAGGCAGGAGACACCATTGTTGTCCGGGGTGAAAATGGCCATCTCAGCTTTGAAAAATTAAAGCTAAGCTGATGCGCTGAATCAGCTTGCTGTTGAAAACACCATAAGGAACCCGGCTTCGGCCGGGTTCCTTATTTTGCACTTGTCGAATTTCCTCATTTAAATGCGCAAAGCGGATTGCATTTGTTCAAATGATGGAACTAATATGATGAATGCGCTGCTGCACAAAAACAGGCCTTCTGCGCATGCAGTTAAAACAAGAAAAATAGCGCTCTGGGTGATGAAGGGGCAGCAGGGAATAAACACGATGATGGGGTCTAAGCGATTGCGGCGCCTGAATAATGGGCCATACGGTGAAGATCGGCGTGCAGCAGGCATTGCGGTGCATGCGGCCATGCTTATTTGCGGCATGGCTCAAAAATGCCGCGCCAATGCCGGATTTCGGGGTTCTGCAGGCGGTTTTTTGCTGGCGGACTGCTATCGCTGCCATGCGTGGCGCTTTTTGATTAAACATGACTGTCGGGGAAAAGATGACTGCCTGGCTCAGCCAAAGAACGCATCTTTGCATATCGCGCCTGACCCTACTTTAAAGGTGGCTTGAATATGGGACTGTTGCTGGCTGCATCACACCGGTTTCTCGCGCTGGCTTGCCGGAAAGCGTTTCATCGCTTCCAGCATCAGGCCGGCCAGTTAGAGCGGGTTCAGCGCGCCAAGCTGAGCCAATTGTTAAAGCAGCATAGCGGGCAAAGCATCAGCTATGAACGCTTTGCGGAAAAATATCCCCTAACTAGCTATGCCGACTGGCAGGCCAAAATTGAGCAGTCGCGCCAATGCGGCAAAAACTTTCTGAGCGCGGGGAAAATTGTCCGCTTTAAGCCTACCAGCGGCTCCGGTGAAGCGCTGAAATTTATTCCGTATACGGAAATATTCCTCAGTGAGCTGGATCAGGCGGCCGGCTTATGGCTGGCCAGCCTGTATCAGCGCCATCCGCAGCTGAAAAATTCAACGCATTACTGGCCGGTGTCCTGGCTGCCGGAAAGCCAAAGACAGTTGCTTGAAAGCAGCAATCTGAACAATGACAGCGCATTGCTGAATGCCTCCAGGCATATCCTGAACAGTATTACGCAATCCGTGCCTGCGGAAATCGCTATGGCGCAGTCTGCCGATGACGCCATGTTTGCGACAGCCGTCTACCTTGCAGCGGACAAGCGCTTAGGCATGATTTCGGTCAGGAGCCCGACTTCCGCTCTGCAGCTGCTGGAGATGATTGAACGGCATCAGCCTGAAATCACCGCGGTGCTGACCACCGGTAAATGGCCGCGTCCAAGCCTGGCTTTTCTGCCTGCGCCAAAATCCTGCGAGCAGAGCTATAAGTTGAAGCATTTGAACCTTAAAGATCCGCAGTCATGGAAAAAGCTTTGGCCAAGGTTAAGCTTAATTTCCAGCTGGGATACCGCCAGCGCCGAGCAATGGGCAGTCCAGCTGCAGGCGCGTATTGCAGGCGTGGCTTTTGAAGGGAAAGGGTTGTGGGCGACCGAAGCTGTGGTTACGGTACCGTTTGAAGGCCAGTATCCTTTAAGCTATCAATCGCATTTCTATGAATTTCTGCTGCAGGATTCGCAGCAGCTGGTGCCAAGCTGGAAGCTGAAGCAGGGCGACATTGTCAGTCCGGTCATTACATCAGGGGCAGGCTTAATCCGTTATTTGATTGAAGATGAACTGGAAGTGACCGGTTTCTATCAGCAGGTGCCGTGCTTTAAATTTCTGGGCCGCAAAATGACGGTTGATCTAGCCGGAGAAAAACTGGATCAGAGCATGGCGGCGCAGGTGCTGGCCTGCTTTAAGCGGGAAGACTACGCGCCTGTCAGCCTGCTGGGCATAGAGCAGTGTAGCCTGAAAAAGCCGCACTATATTCTGCTGAGTGAGGGCAATGGCCTGCATCAGCCCAGCGTTGAAGAGCTGGACCGGCAATTGAAGCAAAGCTTTGGCTATGAACTGGCGCGTGACTTGGGTCAATTGGACGCGCCGGAAATTAAGCATGTAGATGACGCATGGCATTATTATAAGTCGCTGGCGCTGCACAACGGCATGCTGGAAGGCAGCATCAGGCCGGAACCGCTGAAAAAAATGAGAACAAAAATATACTGATAAGCCTAAGCCAGCGCGCAAAGGAATGCGCATTGCTCAGGCATGCCCTGCGGAAATCATAATGGAATCAGGGCCTCTTTAAGCTTAAGCCGGCCAGCGCGGCGCATTATGCAGAGCCGGTTTAAACTGGCGAAGCCATTTAAAAATATTTCTGTTCCCTGATAGCATTATGTGTTTTTTTGTAATTGTTATTTGATTATACTGCTATGAAAACAATCAAAAAAAGAGCAAATAATGTCGAAAATTATTTGGGCCGCGGGAAGCATTATGGCTGCAGCTGCCACAGCAGCCGGTGCAAACTGGTATGCAGATCAAAAGCTGGCTGCCTATTATGCGCAGGAGCAGCACTCCGTCGCGGATGATGAAGTGAAAATCCAGTACAGCAATTTTAAAATGGGCGCTTTGCAGGGGACGGCAGACTGGGTGATGACTTTAGCCTTAGATCCCTGCAAGGCCAATGATCTGCTGGTGTTGCAGGGGCAGGATAAAATCCGCAAAAGTTGGAACGGCTATCAGATTGATTCCAGCTATGTCTTCAAGTCCGGCAATGCCGCCGCCAAAGCGCTGTTGCGCGGCGAGCAGCAGGCGCATACCAAAATCAACTGGCTGGGCAGAGCCTTAACGACGGTAAACATTCCAAGAGTCGATACGCAGGCGGAAGGCGTAAAAGTCAGGCTTGATCCGAGCGTCATCAGCATTCATGCGGCCGCGCCAATCAGCGGCGCGCCTAAAGTGACAAAATTAGAAATGGAAATTCCGGCATTTACGGTTTTAAAAGGCCCGAGCCAAATGCTGATGCAGAATGTCCAGTTTGAAACCACGCAAGGGCTGAATGACGCCGTGCTCGATTCAGGCCATACGCGCTTTTCAGTCGCTTCCGTGCAGCGCCTGGATACAGACTTATCCGGCGGGATCAAGAACATGGAGATGATTTGGAATACAGAGGTCGGTGAGAAGACTGTCGGATTTGACGGCAGCTTTAAGATTGGCGAACTGAATGTGCCGAATTCGCCGGTGACCAAAGACATTGTCATGAATCTGGAAATTCAGAACCTTAGCCTGCAGCGCATGCAGGAATTGTCGACGGTGATGCGCAAGGCGCAAAAAAGCTGCGAAAGCGCTGAATTACTGCGTCAGGATGCATCGGATGCTTTCCTTAAAATCGTCAATGAAGGCTTTGATTTTGCCTCTGAAGGCAATCAGATCAGTGTCGGCAGCGGGGTAGGCAAAGCGAATCTGACCGGAAAAATGATGCCGGGGCATCACGGCTCAGTGCAGTCCTTTGTGAAAATGATGCCAAGCCTGCTGTCATTTAGGGCGGATCTGGAATTTGATAAAAACCTGCTGAAAAGCATCAGCAGCGGCTATTCGCAGGCGACTTCCGCGCCGCTGATGACGGATCAGGACATTGAAACCATGTTCAGCTCTCTGGAGTCTTCAGGGCAGGCCAAGCGCTCTGGCGACAGCTTGAAAATGCTGATGGATTATCAATTCGGGCAGAAAATGTTTTTGAACCCGGATAAATAAAGCCTTCTGCCGGCAGCCATGCTGGGAAATGCAAAAAACCGCTCAGATAGAGTAATACCAATCAGTTAAGCGTAATTTTTATTACGTATTGATAAATCTCCCCTAACCCCTCTTTGAAAAAGAGGGGGAACACTTTTGAATTCAATACGGTATTGAATCTAAGGTGCTCCCTCCTTTGGAAAAGGAGGGCTGGGGGAGGATTAAAAATGTTTAACTGACTTGCATTAGCTCAAATCTGAGCGGTTTTTTCTCCTGATGGATTTGCAGTGCTGAAGCGCAATCAGCGCGCCTCAGCATTTTTTCAGAGCTTAAACCGGATGGTGCTGGATTTTCCATGCGCGGTGGATTTTCTGATTGCGCTTGAAATCCGGGCCAATGGTTTCATTGCTGATTTCCTGCACGTCAAACATCGCTTCAACTTCTTCATCCATCTCAAAGCCGCGGTAGTTGTTTGAGAAGTACAGCGTGCCTTCCGTGGTTAAGCGGTTCATGGCGCGCTTCAGCAGAGAATTATGGTCGCGCTGCACATCAAATGTGCCGTAGAACTTCTTCGAGTTGGAGAACGTCGGCGGATCAATAAAGATCAGGTCATACTGCTCATGGCCTTCTTTCAGCCATTCAAAACAGTCGCTGGCGAAGAACTGATGCTGTTCATCGACATGGTCAACCGTTAAGCCGTTCAGCACAAAGTTCTCTTTAGACCAGTTCAGGTAGGTATTGGAAAGGTCAACACTGGTGGTGCTGGCTGCGCCGCCTAAAGCGGCATGCAGGCTGGCTGTAGAAGTATAGCTGTACAGGTTCAGGAAGTGCTTGCCTTTGGCTTCAGCAGCAATGCGCAGGCGCATTTGACGGTGGTCAAGGAACAGGCCGGTATCCAGATAGTCTGTTAAGTTGACTAGGATTTTGGCTTTGCCTTCCTGCACAATAAAGCGCTTGGACGCTGTGCTTTGCTTCGCGTACTGGGCTTTGCCTTCCTGGCGCGCGCGGGTCTTAATAAAGATTGCGTCGCGGCCTAAGCCGGTTACCGCGCGGATTGCCTGCAGCGCAAGGTTGAAGCGCTTTTTGGCTTTTTCAGGATCGATAGTTTTTGGCGGCGCATATTCCTGCACATGCAGCTTGTCGCCGTATAAATCGACCGCGACATTAAAGTCAGGCAAATCCGCATCATATAGGCGCAGGCAGTAAATATTTTCTTTAACAGCCCACTTTTTCAATGCCTGCATGTTTTTCTGCAGGCGGTTGGTGAAGTCTTCTGCGCCTTCAATCGCTTCAAACTGCTGCGGCTGCCAAGTGGCTAAAAATGGCTGAGTAACCGCTGCCGGTTTAATTGTTCCGAAGCGGACATAAATCGGCAATTTGCCGTTCATCAGGCGCAGAATTTGCGGATCATTAAAGGCCAGTACGTCAGCCTGCTCAACGGCCGCAGCAATTACGGCTGCATATTGATTCGGGAAATTCTTCTGCAACAGCGCAGATAGGCCTAAGTACAGCGCGCGGTTGGAGGCTTTTTCACCCAGACGCTCGCCATAAGGCGGGTTGGTGACAATAAATGCGCGCTTGCCGGCAGCTTCAAAATCAGGCCAGTCGGCTAAAGTGCGCTCTTCAATTTTAATTTGATCCAGAACCGATTCAAAGCCGGCGGCGATAATATTCTGCTTGGTGGCTTTGACTGCTTCCCAGTCGGCATCATAGGCATAGAATTTCGGCAGCTGCTGTTCCAGCGCTTTGGCGTGGCGTTCGGCAGCATCGGCTTTAATGCCCATCCATAAATCATGGTCATGGCCATTCCAGCCGTTGAAGCCGAAGCGGCGCACTAAGCCTGGCGCGCGGTCAGTCAGAATCATCAGCGCTTCAATAATAAATGTGCCTGAGCCGCACATCGGATCTAAAATAATTTCCGGATCGCGCTGTTTTAATTTTGCTTTTTGCAGAATGGCTGCAGCTAAGTTTTCTTTAATCGGCGCATCGGTCATGTAGCGGCGGTAGCCGCGCTTATGCAGCGAGTCGCCGGACAAATCCAGGCAGTAGGTATGCGCGGTTTTTCCGGCCAGCACATACAGGGTGATTTCCGGCTGCTTAATGTCAATGCTTGGGCGCTTGCCGACCGCTTCCATGAAGGAATCCACCACGCCATCTTTTACGCGCAGCGTCGCAAACTGGCTGTTGACTTTAATTTCACGCTCAACATGCAGGCGCACAGCAAATGTGCTTTGCGGCGCAAAAATCAGCGACCAGTCAAAGCTGATCGCACCTTCATAGAGCTCTTCAGCCACATCGCGCGCGTCATGGGTAAATTCCAGTTCATGGGTATGAATAGGCATTAAAACGCGTGAAGCCAAGCGTGACCACATGCAGATGCGGTAAGCGTCCGCCAATGTGCCTTTGAAAATCAACCGACCCGGCAACTGCTCAATATTTTGAACACCTAAACCTTCAATTTCCTCGCGGAGTAAGGTTTCAAGCCCATCTGCACAGGTGACCCAATATGAAGAAAGACGGGGTTTCGAATTCATGTAAATTTCCAAAAGCAAAAAAGCAATCCGATATTTTAACTTATTTTCACCTATTTGGGCGCATCATCTGCACCGGTTGCTTGAGAAATATGAAGCATTGCCTGCGTGCTCAAAAGATTCAGCAGCGCCGCCTAAAAAGAAAAATCACGTTATTGGTATGCATTTTGCTTATTTGAATGCTTATTCACTGAAGCATCTGCGCTTGGGGCTGGTAAAAAGCAGATGCATTCGGTTTTTTGAAGTTTTCTAATAGGGTAAGGGGAATGAAATGATGCATGCAGAGCGCGGTGAAAGTATTGTAAATTCAGAAGTTTTTTCTGCGGCGGCGCTGTTTTACGCGCGCCTGCGCAGAGTGACTGGCCGTGTGATTGATGTACTTTATCTGGCTGAAAATCAAGAATATGCGCGCTATGCCATTGAAATTGCGCAGCAGGCCAATGACCCGGAACTGGAGCGCCTGACTCAGCGCCTATATGCCTTGCTGGATTTAAGCGCGGCGGCAGAACCGGCAGAGGAAACGCTGGAAGAACAGCTGCAGGAGGAGCCTGAGTACCGTGAGGAGGCGACGCCGGAAGAAATCTACAATGCGCAAGTGTCCCATCATTATATTGGCG is drawn from Acinetobacter sp. WCHAc010034 and contains these coding sequences:
- a CDS encoding GH3 family domain-containing protein, with amino-acid sequence MGLLLAASHRFLALACRKAFHRFQHQAGQLERVQRAKLSQLLKQHSGQSISYERFAEKYPLTSYADWQAKIEQSRQCGKNFLSAGKIVRFKPTSGSGEALKFIPYTEIFLSELDQAAGLWLASLYQRHPQLKNSTHYWPVSWLPESQRQLLESSNLNNDSALLNASRHILNSITQSVPAEIAMAQSADDAMFATAVYLAADKRLGMISVRSPTSALQLLEMIERHQPEITAVLTTGKWPRPSLAFLPAPKSCEQSYKLKHLNLKDPQSWKKLWPRLSLISSWDTASAEQWAVQLQARIAGVAFEGKGLWATEAVVTVPFEGQYPLSYQSHFYEFLLQDSQQLVPSWKLKQGDIVSPVITSGAGLIRYLIEDELEVTGFYQQVPCFKFLGRKMTVDLAGEKLDQSMAAQVLACFKREDYAPVSLLGIEQCSLKKPHYILLSEGNGLHQPSVEELDRQLKQSFGYELARDLGQLDAPEIKHVDDAWHYYKSLALHNGMLEGSIRPEPLKKMRTKIY
- a CDS encoding DUF945 family protein, which encodes MSKIIWAAGSIMAAAATAAGANWYADQKLAAYYAQEQHSVADDEVKIQYSNFKMGALQGTADWVMTLALDPCKANDLLVLQGQDKIRKSWNGYQIDSSYVFKSGNAAAKALLRGEQQAHTKINWLGRALTTVNIPRVDTQAEGVKVRLDPSVISIHAAAPISGAPKVTKLEMEIPAFTVLKGPSQMLMQNVQFETTQGLNDAVLDSGHTRFSVASVQRLDTDLSGGIKNMEMIWNTEVGEKTVGFDGSFKIGELNVPNSPVTKDIVMNLEIQNLSLQRMQELSTVMRKAQKSCESAELLRQDASDAFLKIVNEGFDFASEGNQISVGSGVGKANLTGKMMPGHHGSVQSFVKMMPSLLSFRADLEFDKNLLKSISSGYSQATSAPLMTDQDIETMFSSLESSGQAKRSGDSLKMLMDYQFGQKMFLNPDK
- the rlmKL gene encoding bifunctional 23S rRNA (guanine(2069)-N(7))-methyltransferase RlmK/23S rRNA (guanine(2445)-N(2))-methyltransferase RlmL encodes the protein MNSKPRLSSYWVTCADGLETLLREEIEGLGVQNIEQLPGRLIFKGTLADAYRICMWSRLASRVLMPIHTHELEFTHDARDVAEELYEGAISFDWSLIFAPQSTFAVRLHVEREIKVNSQFATLRVKDGVVDSFMEAVGKRPSIDIKQPEITLYVLAGKTAHTYCLDLSGDSLHKRGYRRYMTDAPIKENLAAAILQKAKLKQRDPEIILDPMCGSGTFIIEALMILTDRAPGLVRRFGFNGWNGHDHDLWMGIKADAAERHAKALEQQLPKFYAYDADWEAVKATKQNIIAAGFESVLDQIKIEERTLADWPDFEAAGKRAFIVTNPPYGERLGEKASNRALYLGLSALLQKNFPNQYAAVIAAAVEQADVLAFNDPQILRLMNGKLPIYVRFGTIKPAAVTQPFLATWQPQQFEAIEGAEDFTNRLQKNMQALKKWAVKENIYCLRLYDADLPDFNVAVDLYGDKLHVQEYAPPKTIDPEKAKKRFNLALQAIRAVTGLGRDAIFIKTRARQEGKAQYAKQSTASKRFIVQEGKAKILVNLTDYLDTGLFLDHRQMRLRIAAEAKGKHFLNLYSYTSTASLHAALGGAASTTSVDLSNTYLNWSKENFVLNGLTVDHVDEQHQFFASDCFEWLKEGHEQYDLIFIDPPTFSNSKKFYGTFDVQRDHNSLLKRAMNRLTTEGTLYFSNNYRGFEMDEEVEAMFDVQEISNETIGPDFKRNQKIHRAWKIQHHPV